The Nyctibius grandis isolate bNycGra1 chromosome 3, bNycGra1.pri, whole genome shotgun sequence genome window below encodes:
- the RPL7 gene encoding large ribosomal subunit protein uL30: protein MAEKEAKKVPSVPESLLKKRQAYAAIKAKRQKKMLAIKKFRKAQRKLIYARAQAYHKEYRHMYRQEIRMARMARKAGNYYVPAEPKLAFVIRIRGTNGVSPKVRKVLQLLRLRQIFNGTFVKLNKASINMLRIVEPYIAWGYPNLKSVHELIYKRGYGKINKQRIALTDNSLIQKRLGRLGIICMEDVIHEIYTVGKNFKVVNNFLWPFKLSSPRGGMKKKTIHFVEGGDAGNREDQINRLIRRMN from the exons ATGGCGGAGAAAGA AGCAAAGAAGGTGCCATCTGTACCGGAAAGCCTGCTGAAAAAGCGGCAGGCTTATGCAGCTATAAAAGCCAAACGTCAAAAGAAGATGCTGGCTATAAAAAAG TTCCGCAAGGCACAAAGAAAACTCATCTATGCAAGAGCCCAAGCTTACCACAAGGAGTACAGGCACATGTATAGGCAGGAGATCCGTATGGCCAGGATGGCCCGAAAAGCTGGCAATTACTACGTTCCAGCGGAACCGAAACTGGCATTTGTGATCAGGATAAGGGG TACCAATGGTGTCAGCCCTAAGGTCCGCAAGGTGTTGCAGCTTCTTCGCCTGCGTCAGATTTTTAACGGCACGTTTGTAAAACTCAACAAAGCTTCTATCAACATGTTGCGGATTGTTGAACCCTATATTGCATGGGG TTATCCCAATCTGAAGTCTGTGCACGAACTGATCTACAAGCGTGGTTATGGCAAGATCAACAAGCAGCGCATTGCTCTTACTGATAATTCCCTGATTCAGAAACGCCTTG GAAGGCTTGGCATCATCTGCATGGAAGATGTGATCCATGAAATTTACACTGTTGGCAAGAACTTCAAAGTTGTGAACAACTTCCTTTGGCCTTTCAAGTTATCCTCTCCTCGGGGtggaatgaagaagaaaacaatccaCTTTGTGGAAGGTGGGGATGCTGGTAACAGAGAAGATCAGATCAATAGACTCATAAGGAGAATGAACTAA